A single genomic interval of Roseomonas aeriglobus harbors:
- a CDS encoding inositol monophosphatase, translating to MVSHSGLITVMERAVRKAAPRLRRDFGEVQNLQVSRKGPADFVSMADKRAEETIVEELRKARPDWGMLLEEGGEIPGDPSKPRWIVDPLDGTSNFLHGIPHFAISIAVDDPVGGITHGMVYQPLTDEGFWAEKGRGAWVQGNRLRVSSRRELADSLVATGIPFLGHGDFVQWSRIFGAVAPEVAGIRRFGSAALDLAWVAAGRYDAFWESGLKPWDVAAGWLLVKEAGGFVTDFRGTDRAVEKGEVLAANDQLHSRLHKLVAGALR from the coding sequence ATGGTTTCGCATTCCGGCCTCATCACCGTCATGGAGCGCGCCGTCCGCAAGGCAGCGCCGCGCCTGCGTCGCGACTTCGGCGAGGTCCAGAACCTCCAGGTCAGTCGCAAGGGGCCGGCCGATTTCGTGTCGATGGCCGACAAGCGCGCCGAAGAGACGATCGTCGAGGAACTGCGCAAGGCGCGGCCGGACTGGGGCATGTTGCTGGAAGAGGGCGGCGAGATCCCGGGTGATCCGTCGAAGCCGCGGTGGATCGTCGATCCGCTGGATGGCACCAGCAACTTCCTGCACGGCATTCCGCATTTCGCCATCTCGATCGCGGTCGACGATCCGGTCGGCGGCATCACCCATGGCATGGTCTATCAGCCGCTGACCGATGAAGGCTTCTGGGCCGAGAAGGGCCGCGGGGCCTGGGTCCAGGGCAACCGCCTGCGCGTGTCGTCGCGCCGGGAACTCGCCGACTCGCTGGTTGCAACGGGCATCCCGTTCCTCGGCCACGGCGACTTCGTCCAGTGGAGCCGGATTTTCGGTGCGGTCGCTCCGGAAGTCGCGGGCATCCGCCGCTTCGGGTCGGCTGCACTCGATCTCGCCTGGGTCGCGGCGGGACGGTACGACGCGTTTTGGGAAAGCGGACTGAAGCCGTGGGACGTTGCGGCAGGCTGGTTGCTGGTCAAGGAAGCGGGCGGCTTCGTCACCGACTTCCGTGGCACGGACCGGGCCGTGGAAAAAGGCGAAGTGCTGGCGGCGAACGACCAGCTTCATTCCCGCCTGCACAAACTGGTGGCGGGGGCGCTCAGGTAA
- a CDS encoding NADH-quinone oxidoreductase subunit A produces the protein MLVDLSQYLPILMFLGIALVLSGAFVVLPMIAARFTGAHKPTPEKLTEYECGFPAFEDSRSQFDVRFYLVAILFIIFDLEAAFIYPWAVTVFDLGWVAWTSMMVFIAELALGLVYAWKKGALDWE, from the coding sequence ATTTTGGTCGATCTGTCGCAATATCTGCCGATCCTGATGTTCCTTGGGATCGCGCTCGTCCTGTCGGGGGCGTTCGTCGTCCTGCCGATGATCGCGGCGCGCTTCACGGGCGCGCATAAACCGACGCCGGAAAAGCTGACCGAATATGAATGCGGCTTCCCCGCGTTCGAGGATTCGCGCAGTCAGTTCGACGTGCGCTTCTATCTCGTCGCGATCCTGTTCATCATCTTCGACCTCGAAGCTGCCTTCATCTACCCCTGGGCGGTCACGGTGTTCGATCTGGGGTGGGTCGCCTGGACGTCGATGATGGTCTTCATCGCCGAACTGGCGCTCGGCCTTGTCTATGCGTGGAAGAAGGGGGCGTTGGACTGGGAATGA
- the gap gene encoding type I glyceraldehyde-3-phosphate dehydrogenase, whose product MTKVAINGFGRIGRLVARAILERPDCGLELVTINDLADAKSNAWLFSRDSVHGKYPGEVSAEGTDLVIDGKRIKVTAERDPANLPHGETGVDLVLECTGFFTDRESAQKHIDAGAKKVLISAPAKGVDLTVVYGVNHGKLEAGHTIVSNASCTTNCLAPVAKVLNDAIGIERGLMTTVHAYTNDQKILDQIHPDLRRARAAAMSMIPTTTGAARAVGEVLPELKGKLDGSAIRVPVPDGSLVDLTFTPARDTTKEEVNSLLKAAADGPMKGVLYYSDEPLVSIDIVHTPASSTVDSLETAVLDGKLVRVVSWYDNEWGFSNRMVDTACAMAKLG is encoded by the coding sequence ATGACGAAGGTTGCGATCAACGGTTTCGGCCGCATCGGGCGTCTGGTGGCGCGGGCAATCCTCGAGCGTCCCGATTGCGGGCTCGAACTGGTCACGATCAACGACCTGGCCGACGCCAAGTCGAACGCCTGGCTGTTCAGCCGCGACAGCGTCCATGGCAAATATCCGGGCGAGGTCTCGGCCGAGGGCACCGACCTGGTCATCGACGGGAAGCGCATCAAGGTGACCGCCGAGCGCGACCCCGCCAACCTGCCGCACGGTGAAACCGGCGTCGATCTGGTGCTGGAATGCACGGGCTTCTTCACCGACCGCGAAAGCGCGCAGAAGCACATCGATGCAGGCGCCAAGAAGGTGCTGATCTCGGCGCCGGCCAAGGGTGTCGACCTGACCGTCGTCTACGGCGTCAACCACGGCAAGCTGGAGGCGGGGCACACGATCGTCTCCAACGCATCGTGCACCACCAACTGCCTGGCGCCGGTCGCCAAGGTGCTGAACGACGCAATCGGCATCGAGCGCGGTCTGATGACGACCGTTCACGCCTATACCAACGACCAGAAGATCCTCGACCAGATCCACCCGGATCTGCGTCGCGCGCGTGCCGCGGCCATGTCGATGATCCCGACCACCACGGGCGCTGCCCGCGCAGTCGGCGAAGTCCTGCCCGAGCTGAAGGGCAAGCTCGACGGTTCGGCGATCCGTGTGCCGGTGCCGGACGGCAGCCTCGTCGATCTGACGTTCACGCCTGCGCGCGACACGACCAAGGAAGAGGTCAACAGCCTGCTCAAGGCCGCCGCCGACGGCCCGATGAAGGGCGTGCTCTATTATTCGGACGAGCCGCTGGTTTCGATCGACATCGTCCACACGCCGGCATCGTCGACCGTCGACAGCCTGGAAACCGCGGTACTCGATGGCAAGCTGGTGCGCGTCGTCAGCTGGTACGACAATGAATGGGGCTTCTCCAATCGCATGGTGGACACCGCCTGCGCGATGGCAAAGCTCGGCTGA
- a CDS encoding fructose bisphosphate aldolase, protein MNTQEMTAKIADGQGFIAALDQSGGSTPKALKGYGIEEGAWGSDEEMFGLIHQMRSRIITSPCFTGEKVLGAILFERTMDGQVDGKPAPQALIERGVVPFIKIDKGLEAEENGVQLMKPMPELDALLSRAKGLGVFGTKERSVINLANAEGIASVVKQQFEVAQQVLGHGLVPIIEPEVNIKSPERSQADAILRDELLKALDAMPGDEKVMLKLSIPAQAGLFDPLVDHPRVLRVVALSGGYARPEACAELAKNRGMIASFSRALLEDLRAPMSDEDFDASLGGAIDEIHAASTKKVPVEA, encoded by the coding sequence ATGAATACGCAGGAAATGACCGCCAAGATCGCCGATGGTCAGGGCTTTATCGCCGCGCTCGACCAGTCGGGCGGGTCCACGCCCAAGGCGTTGAAGGGCTATGGCATCGAAGAGGGGGCCTGGGGGTCGGACGAGGAGATGTTCGGGCTCATCCACCAGATGCGCAGCCGCATCATCACCTCGCCCTGCTTTACCGGTGAAAAGGTTCTCGGCGCGATCCTGTTCGAGCGGACGATGGATGGCCAGGTCGACGGCAAGCCCGCACCGCAGGCGCTGATCGAGCGGGGTGTCGTGCCGTTCATCAAGATCGACAAGGGTCTGGAGGCCGAGGAGAACGGGGTGCAGCTGATGAAGCCGATGCCCGAGCTCGACGCGCTGCTTTCCCGCGCCAAGGGGCTGGGCGTGTTCGGCACCAAGGAGCGCTCGGTCATCAACCTCGCCAACGCAGAAGGCATCGCTTCGGTCGTGAAGCAGCAGTTCGAGGTCGCGCAGCAGGTGCTCGGCCACGGCCTGGTCCCGATCATCGAGCCGGAGGTCAACATCAAGAGCCCGGAGCGGTCGCAAGCCGATGCGATCCTGCGCGATGAACTCCTCAAGGCGCTCGACGCGATGCCGGGTGACGAAAAGGTCATGCTGAAGCTGTCGATTCCGGCGCAGGCCGGTCTGTTCGACCCGCTGGTCGACCACCCGCGCGTCCTGCGCGTCGTCGCGCTATCGGGCGGCTATGCGCGACCCGAGGCATGCGCCGAACTGGCAAAGAACCGCGGGATGATCGCGAGCTTCAGCCGTGCGCTGCTCGAAGACCTCCGCGCGCCGATGTCGGACGAGGACTTCGACGCGTCGTTGGGCGGTGCGATCGACGAGATCCACGCGGCGTCGACGAAGAAGGTGCCGGTCGAGGCATAA
- a CDS encoding M23 family metallopeptidase translates to MTTAPAPMTAPASRGRRARRFGLYLAAFLAMGLAAIASMVRFTGRIERVAAPPAPVPAAGRTDTPPVVAPSGLVVPVQGVTARQIVDTWGQARDGGARPHLGTDIMAPGGTPVLAAAAGTVEKIFDSGAGGHTLYIRSRDGRWSYYYAHLAAYAAEMREGLAVRAGQHIGFVGDTGNAGAGNYHLHFGLSRMAPGERWYGGTPVNPYPLLAGSAPTR, encoded by the coding sequence ATGACGACGGCTCCGGCCCCGATGACCGCACCCGCGTCGCGCGGACGACGGGCGCGGCGGTTCGGACTGTATCTTGCAGCCTTTCTGGCGATGGGCCTGGCCGCGATCGCATCGATGGTCCGCTTCACCGGCCGGATCGAGCGGGTGGCGGCGCCACCCGCGCCGGTCCCCGCGGCCGGGCGCACGGACACGCCGCCGGTCGTCGCCCCGTCCGGCTTGGTCGTCCCGGTTCAGGGTGTGACCGCACGGCAGATCGTCGACACCTGGGGTCAAGCGCGCGATGGCGGCGCGCGACCCCATCTGGGGACCGACATCATGGCGCCGGGGGGCACGCCGGTGCTGGCGGCAGCGGCGGGGACGGTGGAGAAGATTTTCGACAGCGGGGCAGGGGGGCATACCCTCTACATCCGCTCGCGCGACGGCCGATGGAGCTATTATTACGCCCATCTCGCGGCCTATGCCGCCGAGATGCGTGAGGGGCTGGCGGTGCGGGCGGGGCAGCACATCGGCTTCGTCGGCGATACGGGCAATGCCGGGGCCGGCAACTATCACCTGCATTTCGGCCTGTCGCGGATGGCGCCGGGTGAGCGCTGGTATGGCGGCACTCCGGTCAATCCCTACCCGCTGCTTGCCGGATCGGCGCCCACGCGGTAA
- a CDS encoding MOSC domain-containing protein has translation MGVLLGIARHARPKAPMEVIEHARVTPETGIAGDFRGAMKGKPYKRQVTLIERGDWDAAMAEVGHSIGWQERRANLLVDGLDLPQTKGVRLRIGANVVLEITRETDPCERMEALADGLRAALTPDWRGGACAMVITGGEIAVGDEIRIEA, from the coding sequence ATGGGCGTGCTTCTCGGCATCGCTCGCCACGCGCGCCCGAAGGCGCCGATGGAAGTGATCGAGCACGCCCGCGTTACTCCGGAAACCGGCATCGCCGGGGATTTCCGGGGCGCGATGAAGGGCAAGCCCTATAAGCGCCAGGTCACCCTCATCGAACGCGGCGACTGGGACGCGGCGATGGCGGAGGTCGGGCACAGCATCGGCTGGCAGGAACGCCGCGCGAACCTGCTGGTCGACGGGCTCGACCTGCCGCAGACGAAGGGTGTCCGCCTGCGCATCGGTGCGAACGTGGTGCTGGAAATTACGCGCGAAACCGATCCGTGCGAGCGGATGGAGGCGCTGGCCGACGGGCTGCGCGCGGCGCTGACACCTGACTGGCGCGGCGGGGCCTGCGCGATGGTGATTACCGGTGGCGAGATCGCCGTCGGCGACGAAATAAGGATCGAAGCATGA
- the efp gene encoding elongation factor P, translating into MKISGVDIRPGNIIEYEGGIWRAVKIQHTQPGKGGAYMQVELKNLRDGRKNNVRFRSAETVERVRLDTKDFQFLFAEGDNLVFMDKETYDQTTLPRDLLGDAAAFLQDGMDVVMELYDEEAISVQLPDTIEATIVEADAVVKGQTASSSYKPAVLDNGVRVMVPPHITSGTKIVVDVYEQAYVRRAD; encoded by the coding sequence ATGAAGATCAGCGGCGTGGACATCCGTCCCGGCAACATCATCGAATACGAAGGCGGCATCTGGCGCGCGGTCAAGATCCAGCACACCCAGCCCGGCAAGGGCGGGGCGTATATGCAGGTCGAGCTGAAGAACCTGCGTGACGGCCGCAAGAACAACGTCCGCTTCCGGTCGGCCGAAACGGTCGAGCGCGTCCGCCTGGACACCAAGGATTTCCAGTTCCTGTTCGCGGAAGGGGACAATCTGGTCTTCATGGACAAGGAAACCTACGACCAGACGACCCTGCCGCGCGACCTGCTCGGTGACGCGGCGGCCTTCCTGCAGGACGGGATGGACGTGGTCATGGAACTCTATGACGAGGAAGCCATCTCGGTGCAGCTGCCCGACACGATCGAAGCGACGATCGTCGAGGCCGACGCGGTGGTGAAGGGCCAGACGGCCTCGTCGAGCTACAAGCCGGCGGTACTCGACAATGGCGTGCGCGTGATGGTGCCGCCGCATATCACGAGCGGCACGAAGATCGTGGTCGACGTGTACGAGCAGGCGTACGTCCGTCGCGCGGATTGA
- a CDS encoding NADH-quinone oxidoreductase subunit B — protein sequence MGASQQGSISLDQAPAPGTMPDQSFFNDLNGELNDKGFLVTSTEELFQWARTGSLWWMTFGLACCAVEMIHVNMPRYDLERFGAAPRASPRQSDVMIVAGTLCNKMAPALRRVYDQMSEPKYVISMGSCANGGGYYHYSYSVVRGCDRVVPVDVYVPGCPPTAEALLYGIMQLQRKIRRVGTVER from the coding sequence ATGGGCGCGTCGCAGCAGGGCAGCATTTCGCTGGATCAGGCGCCGGCGCCGGGCACGATGCCCGATCAGTCGTTCTTCAACGACCTGAACGGCGAGCTCAACGACAAGGGCTTTTTGGTCACCTCGACCGAAGAGCTGTTTCAGTGGGCGCGCACCGGCTCGCTGTGGTGGATGACCTTCGGCCTCGCGTGCTGCGCGGTCGAGATGATCCACGTCAACATGCCCCGTTACGACCTCGAACGCTTCGGCGCCGCGCCGCGCGCGTCCCCGCGCCAGTCGGACGTGATGATCGTCGCGGGCACGTTGTGCAACAAAATGGCCCCGGCGCTGCGTCGCGTCTACGACCAGATGTCGGAGCCGAAGTACGTGATCTCGATGGGCAGCTGCGCCAATGGCGGCGGCTATTACCATTATTCGTACAGCGTCGTGCGTGGTTGCGACCGCGTGGTACCGGTCGACGTCTATGTGCCCGGCTGCCCGCCGACGGCGGAGGCCCTGCTCTACGGCATCATGCAGCTCCAGCGAAAGATCCGCCGGGTCGGGACGGTGGAACGGTGA
- a CDS encoding phosphoglycerate kinase translates to MTRPFKTLDDIGDVHGKRVLVREDLNVPMADGRVTDDTRLRATLATVTELSDKGAIVLILAHFGRPKGQRNPEMSLSLVTSAYQDVLGRSVQFVDWDGAPEAVATMNPGDVAILENTRFFAGEEKNDAEMVDRIAALGDLYVNDAFSAAHRAHASTEGVARKLPAFAGRAMEAELDALDKALGNPQHPVAAVVGGAKVSTKLDVLKQMVGKVDHLIIGGGMANTFLAARGVDVGKSLCEHDLTGTAEEILDAADAANCTVHLPYDVVVAKEFKANPPTRTVNVHEVAADEMILDIGPAATEALADVLKNCRTLVWNGPLGAFETPPFDTATVSLARTAAALTKEGGLVSVAGGGDTVAALNQAGAADDFTFVSTAGGAFLEWMEGKDLPGVAALTRG, encoded by the coding sequence ATGACGCGACCCTTCAAGACCCTCGACGATATCGGTGACGTCCACGGCAAGCGCGTGTTGGTCCGCGAGGATCTGAACGTGCCCATGGCCGATGGCCGCGTCACCGACGACACGCGTCTGCGTGCGACGCTCGCGACCGTCACCGAGCTTTCGGACAAGGGTGCGATCGTATTGATCCTGGCCCATTTCGGCCGGCCCAAGGGGCAACGCAATCCCGAGATGAGCCTGTCGCTGGTCACCAGCGCCTATCAGGACGTGCTCGGGCGTTCGGTCCAGTTCGTCGATTGGGACGGCGCCCCGGAGGCGGTCGCGACGATGAACCCGGGCGACGTGGCGATCCTGGAGAATACCCGATTCTTCGCCGGTGAGGAGAAGAACGACGCCGAGATGGTCGATCGTATTGCGGCGCTCGGCGACCTGTACGTCAACGACGCTTTCTCCGCCGCGCACCGCGCGCATGCCTCGACCGAGGGCGTCGCGCGAAAGCTGCCCGCCTTCGCGGGCCGCGCGATGGAGGCTGAACTCGACGCGCTCGACAAGGCGCTGGGCAACCCCCAGCATCCGGTTGCCGCGGTCGTCGGCGGCGCCAAGGTTTCGACCAAGCTCGACGTGCTGAAGCAGATGGTCGGCAAGGTCGATCACCTCATCATCGGCGGCGGCATGGCCAACACGTTTCTGGCGGCGCGCGGCGTCGATGTCGGCAAGTCGCTGTGCGAGCACGACCTGACCGGGACTGCGGAGGAGATCCTCGACGCGGCGGATGCGGCCAATTGCACCGTCCACCTGCCGTATGACGTCGTCGTCGCCAAGGAATTCAAGGCCAACCCGCCGACGCGCACGGTCAACGTCCATGAAGTGGCCGCCGACGAAATGATCCTCGACATCGGCCCGGCGGCGACCGAGGCGCTGGCCGACGTTCTGAAGAATTGTCGCACGCTCGTGTGGAACGGACCGCTTGGCGCGTTCGAAACGCCGCCGTTCGACACCGCGACCGTCAGTCTCGCGCGGACGGCCGCGGCGCTGACGAAGGAGGGCGGCCTCGTCTCGGTCGCCGGGGGCGGGGATACGGTCGCGGCGCTGAACCAGGCCGGCGCGGCGGACGACTTTACCTTCGTCTCAACCGCTGGCGGCGCGTTCCTCGAGTGGATGGAAGGCAAGGACCTGCCCGGGGTAGCTGCGCTGACGCGCGGCTGA
- a CDS encoding murein L,D-transpeptidase yields the protein MRDRVLLAVAGLGLTTLAVGSHAPAADAQAPSAAAVKPVAVDPGVLHVQVILDELGFGPGVLDGKGGQSLKAALKGFQESRGLKQTGEADQATLRALYPHRAWRPVKAVILTNEMLAGPYIGRISKDYNEQAKLPALGYHSPLEKLAEMFHTTPQTLVALNSPETMMRAGTRIVVPNALPTSRDYTIDDPKWRATATMLNVDAKQPQADHIVVDKSDGVLRVMDKDDKLLAQFSATMGSAEFPLPIGTWTIKGTAFNPDWKFDPDLIAGTKPGAKEAVLQPGPNNPVGVVWMDLSKPHYGIHGTPEPQNIGRTESNGCIRLTNWDAARVALMVKPGTKAIFRA from the coding sequence ATGCGGGATCGGGTGTTGCTGGCAGTGGCCGGCCTGGGATTGACGACACTGGCGGTCGGATCGCACGCACCGGCGGCGGACGCCCAGGCTCCATCGGCCGCAGCCGTCAAGCCGGTCGCCGTCGATCCCGGCGTGCTCCACGTCCAGGTGATTCTCGACGAGCTCGGCTTCGGCCCCGGCGTGCTCGACGGCAAGGGTGGCCAATCGCTGAAGGCGGCGCTGAAGGGTTTTCAGGAAAGCCGCGGCCTGAAGCAGACGGGGGAGGCGGACCAGGCGACGCTGCGCGCGCTCTATCCCCATCGCGCCTGGCGGCCGGTCAAGGCCGTCATACTGACGAATGAGATGCTGGCCGGTCCGTATATCGGCAGAATCTCCAAGGATTACAACGAACAGGCAAAGCTTCCTGCGCTCGGATATCATTCGCCGCTCGAGAAGCTGGCCGAGATGTTCCATACGACGCCGCAGACGCTGGTCGCGCTGAACAGCCCGGAGACGATGATGCGTGCGGGAACGCGGATCGTCGTGCCCAATGCGTTGCCGACGTCGCGCGATTATACGATCGACGACCCCAAATGGCGCGCGACGGCGACGATGCTGAATGTCGACGCCAAGCAGCCACAGGCCGATCATATCGTCGTCGACAAGTCCGACGGCGTGCTGCGCGTGATGGACAAGGACGACAAGTTGCTTGCCCAGTTCAGCGCCACCATGGGCTCTGCCGAATTCCCGTTACCGATCGGGACGTGGACGATCAAGGGGACGGCGTTCAACCCCGACTGGAAGTTCGATCCCGATCTGATCGCGGGCACCAAGCCCGGCGCCAAGGAAGCGGTCCTCCAGCCCGGACCGAATAACCCGGTCGGCGTCGTCTGGATGGACCTGTCGAAACCACATTATGGCATCCATGGCACACCCGAGCCGCAGAATATCGGTCGTACCGAAAGCAACGGCTGCATTCGTCTCACCAATTGGGATGCCGCACGCGTTGCACTGATGGTGAAGCCGGGTACGAAGGCGATCTTCCGCGCATGA
- the thiE gene encoding thiamine phosphate synthase, whose product MTDPNDDPLGPLDPGFAQRFVRDERRGPCQLYLISPLDVGGGFADRLARALDAGSVAAFQFRVKDVDQHTAAKLAEPLQRICADREVAFIVNDSVSLAKRLGADGVHLGQSDGDAREARDVLGPNAQIGVTCHDSRHLAMEAGEAGADYVAFGAFYPTTTKQTQHVPDPSILSWWGALFEIPCVAIGGITPANAGPLIAAGADFLAVSHAVWGGDEAAAVRAFADLLG is encoded by the coding sequence ATGACCGACCCGAACGACGACCCGCTCGGCCCCCTCGACCCCGGTTTCGCGCAACGTTTCGTGCGGGACGAGCGGCGGGGTCCGTGTCAATTGTATCTCATCTCGCCGCTCGACGTGGGCGGCGGATTCGCCGATCGGCTCGCTCGCGCGCTCGATGCCGGCTCGGTCGCGGCCTTCCAGTTTCGGGTGAAGGACGTCGATCAACACACCGCCGCAAAGCTGGCCGAACCGCTCCAGAGGATCTGCGCCGACCGCGAGGTGGCCTTCATCGTCAACGACAGCGTCAGTCTGGCCAAGCGCCTGGGCGCGGACGGCGTGCATCTCGGCCAGTCGGACGGCGATGCGCGGGAGGCGCGCGACGTGCTCGGCCCGAACGCGCAGATCGGCGTGACCTGCCACGACAGCCGGCATCTCGCGATGGAGGCCGGGGAGGCGGGGGCGGATTATGTCGCGTTCGGCGCCTTCTACCCGACGACGACCAAGCAGACCCAGCACGTGCCCGATCCGTCGATCCTGTCGTGGTGGGGCGCGCTGTTCGAGATACCCTGCGTTGCGATCGGCGGGATTACGCCGGCGAACGCCGGACCGCTGATTGCCGCCGGCGCCGACTTCCTGGCGGTGTCGCATGCGGTGTGGGGCGGGGACGAGGCCGCGGCGGTGCGCGCCTTTGCCGACCTGCTCGGCTGA
- a CDS encoding type II toxin-antitoxin system PemK/MazF family toxin encodes MELIRGAVVLVSGPGEGDDRLRPGVVVQSDTFNDTHSSITLCPVTTHVGGERLFRVPVSPSPENGLRAPSDIQVDRLQSIRRDRLVRVVGTLSATRMEQVDQALQRWLAL; translated from the coding sequence GTGGAACTGATCCGCGGCGCCGTCGTGCTCGTGTCGGGCCCGGGCGAGGGCGACGATCGTCTGCGTCCCGGCGTCGTCGTCCAGTCCGATACCTTCAACGACACGCATAGCAGCATCACGCTCTGCCCAGTGACGACGCATGTCGGCGGCGAGCGGCTGTTTCGCGTGCCCGTCTCGCCGTCCCCTGAAAACGGCCTGCGGGCGCCGTCCGATATTCAGGTCGACCGCCTCCAGTCGATCCGCCGCGACCGGCTCGTCCGCGTCGTCGGCACGTTGTCCGCCACCCGCATGGAACAGGTCGATCAGGCCCTCCAGCGCTGGCTGGCTCTTTGA
- a CDS encoding CopG family transcriptional regulator, which translates to MLGVRLDDDLERRLTAVARSQGRSKSDIARDAVRRYVDLHDEAYRSEARRQSLAASRRDAEQAPDFWEAIDCEDGAWN; encoded by the coding sequence ATGCTCGGTGTCCGGCTCGATGACGATCTCGAACGACGATTGACCGCCGTCGCGCGCTCGCAGGGGCGGTCTAAGAGTGACATCGCGCGCGATGCTGTCCGTCGCTATGTCGATCTTCACGATGAGGCCTATCGGTCGGAGGCGCGGCGTCAGTCATTGGCCGCCTCTCGGCGCGATGCCGAGCAGGCGCCTGATTTCTGGGAAGCCATTGATTGTGAGGACGGCGCGTGGAACTGA